Proteins encoded in a region of the Triticum dicoccoides isolate Atlit2015 ecotype Zavitan chromosome 3A, WEW_v2.0, whole genome shotgun sequence genome:
- the LOC119273417 gene encoding disease resistance protein RGA5-like, which yields MEIAMGAIGPLLPKLGALLVGDFTLEKRMRKGIESLVTELTLMHAALRKVEKVPPEQLDEGVKIWVEKVKELSCHMEDIVDAFMVRVEDGGDPANPENRVKKILKKVKGLFKIGKDLHWISDALEEAVHQAKQLAELRQRYEQDMQDTNAGASVDPRMMAMYTDVIELVGIEETRDELINMLTKGDDWSNRPLKIVSIVGFGGSGKTTLAKATYEKIKGQFNCCAFVSVSQNPNMKKVFKNILYELNKKKYAHIRNEEWEEKHLIDELIEFLNGKRYLIIIDDIWDKEVWKLIKCTAFSKKSPGSQLITTTRIVSVSEACCSSMDDIYKMKPLSDDVSRTLFYKRVFSDEKGCSQELVQVSKDILKKCGGIPLAIISIASLLANNHRGETKDQWYALLNSIGRGLIEDQSLEEMKKILLFSYYDLPSYLKPCLLYLSIFPEDHKIMRGKLIWRWISEGFVYSAKPETSLYELGNSYFSELVNRSMIQLIGTNGEDEENLEACRVHDMVLDLICTLSAEENFITILDDTGRKMPNLKSKIRRLSIHNSNIDVDTTRMAHVRSFTIFTNNVVGKVLDISSFQVLRVLDLEGCDVSDVGYVGNLLHLRYLGLKDTHVEELPMEIGKLQFLFTLDLRGTKIKELSSSVILLRRLMCLYVDYTMKLPSGIGNLTSLEMLGQLGVSGLDLDAVKELGHLTKLRVLRVLCNCLDEASDKALEESLGNLHKLESLEIEIFTEDELINLLSKDWVPPLTLRKLDFRSVYSRFRTLPSWINPLSLPLLTHLRIKLDEVRWEVIQLLGAMPALCVLEIWDYSKVCGCEEYTVEMPALSSSALFPCVTVCRFIGIGAVPSMFPRGSAPRLKHLLFAFSAEWISRENFDLGMRHLPSLQRVEVNIIDADASEAEAALRAVVEDHPNHPILAFDIY from the exons ATGGAGATCGCCATGGGTGCTATcggccctctcctccccaagcTCGGTGCTCTCCTCGTCGGCGATTTCACCCTGGAGAAACGCATGAGAAAAGGCATTGAATCTCTTGTGACAGAGCTCACGCTGATGCACGCTGCCCTCCGCAAGGTGGAGAAAGTGCCACCAGAACAACTCGACGAGGGAGTTAAGATTTGGGTAGAAAAGGTGAAGGAGTTGTCCTGTCACATGGAGGACATAGTTGACGCCTTCATGGTGCGTGTGGAAGATGGTGGCGATCCTGCCAACCCAGAGAATAGAGTCAAGAAGATACTCAAGAAGGTCAAAGGATTATTCAAGATTGGAAAGGATCTCCACTGGATCTCTGATGCCCTCGAAGAAGCTGTTCATCAAGCAAAGCAGTTAGCCGAGCTACGTCAAAGGTACGAGCAAGATATGCAAGATACAAACGCCGGTGCTAGTGTTGACCCTCGCATGATGGCCATGTACACAGATGTGATAGAGCTTGTCGGCATTGAAGAAACACGAGATGAGTTGATCAACATGTTGACAAAAGGTGATGATTGGTCAAATCGTCCATTGAAGATTGTCTCTATTGTTGGATTTGGTGGGTCAGGCAAGACAACTCTTgccaaagcaacatatgaaaagatCAAAGGGCAATTCAATTGTTGTGCTTTTGTTTCGGTTTCTCAGAATCCCAACATGAAGAAAGTTTTCAAaaatattctttatgaacttaacaaGAAGAAGTATGCACATATTCGTAATGAAGAATGGGAAGAAAAGCATCTGATCGACGAACTCATTGAATTCCTTAATGGCAAGAG GTACCTCATCATAATTGATGACATATGGGATAAAGAAGTGTGGAAATTAATCAAGTGTACTGCTTTCTCCAAGAAGAGTCCCGGAAGCCAACTAATCACGACAACCCGCATCGTTAGTGTCTCCGAAGCATGCTGCTCTTCTATGGATGACATTTACAAAATGAAACCTCTCTCTGACGATGTATCAAGAACTCTCTTCTATAAAAGAGTATTTTCTGATGAGAAAGGGTGTTCTCAAGAATTGGTGCAAGTATCCAAAGACATTTTGAAGAAATGTGGTGGCATACCATTGGCTATTATTTCTATAGCAAGTCTTTTAGCTAATAATCATCGGGGGGAAACAAAGGATCAATGGTATGCATTGCTCAATTCCATTGGTCGCGGACTCATAGAAGATCAAAGTTTAGAGGAGATGAAAAAGATATTATTATTCagctattatgatctaccttcATACCTGAAACCTTGTTTATTATATCTTAGCATCTTTCCAGAAGATCACAAGATTATGAGAGGCAAGCTAATATGGAGATGGATATCAGAAGGTTTTGTTTATAGTGCAAAACCAGAAACTAGCTTATATGAGCTCGGTAATAGCTACTTCAGTGAGCTAGTAAATAGAAGTATGATCCAGCTAATAGGCactaatggtgaagatgaagaaAACTTAGAAGCTTGTCGTGTACATGACATGGTACTTGATCTCATATGCACATTGTCAGCTGAAGAAAACTTCATCACAATATTGGATGACACTGGAAGAAAAATGCCTAACTTGAAAAGCAAGATCCGTAGATTGTCCATCCACAATAGCAACATAGATGTGGATACCACTAGGATGGCACACGTGAGATCTTTTACCATTTTTACAAATAATGTTGTTGGGAAAGTGTTGGATATTTCAAGTTTTCAAGTTCTTCGCGTGTTGGATTTAGAAGGTTGCGATGTTTCAGATGTTGGGTATGTGGGGAATCTATTGCATTTGAGGTACTTAGGGCTAAAAGATACTCATGTTGAGGAACTTCCCATGGAAATAGGGAAGCTGCAGTTTTTATTTACCTTGGACTTAAGAGGTACTAAGATAAAAGAACTGTCGTCGAGTGTTATTCTGCTAAGACGTCTGATGTGCCTATATGTTGACTATACTATGAAGCTGCCATCTGGTATAGGTAACCTGACTTCCTTAGAAATGCTAGGTCAACTAGGGGTGTCTGGCTTGGACCTTGATGCTGTGAAAGAATTGGGCCATCTAACCAAGCTCAGGGTGCTGCGGGTTTTATGTAACTGTTTGGATGAGGCCTCGGATAAAGCTTTGGAGGAATCACTCGGTAATCTGCACAAATTGGAAAGTTTAGAGATAGAGATATTTACCGAAGATGAATTAATAAATTTGTTGAGCAAAGATTGGGTGCCCCCTCTAACACTCCGTAAGTTGGATTTCCGGTCAGTCTATAGTCGGTTCCGTACTCTGCCATCATGGATCAATCCTTTATCGCTTCCTCTCCTCACCCATCTTCGTATCAAATTGGATGAAGTGCGGTGGGAAGTCATCCAGCTTCTTGGAGCGATGCCTGCTCTTTGTGTTCTCGAGATATGGGATTATTCTAAGGTCTGTGGGTGTGAAGAGTATACGGTGGAAATGCCTGCACTTTCCTCTAGTGCATTATTCCCATGTGTGACAGTGTGCCGCTTCATTGGTATTGGTGCCGTGCCCTCTATGTTTCCACGAGGATCTGCGCCGAGGCTGAAACATCTTTTGTTCGCCTTCTCAGCTGAGTGGATCTCCCGCGAAAACTTCGATTTGGGCATGCGGCACCTCCCTTCCCTCCAACGAGTCGAGGTTAACATTATCGATGCAGATGCGagtgaagcggaggctgcgctgaggGCCGTGGTGGAGGACCACCCCAACCATCCAATCCTTGCCTTTGACATATACTAG
- the LOC119270394 gene encoding disease resistance protein RGA5-like: MEIAMGAIGPLLPKLGELLIGELTLEKQVRKGIKSLVTELTLMHAALRKVAKVPVDQLEEGVKIWAGNIKDLSYQMEEIIDVFKVHVENGGKPTNSKNRVKKILKKVKRLFKNGKDLHRISNALEEAVQQAKKLAELRQRYEQEMRDTSVGASVDPRMMALYTDVTELVGIEETRDELINMLIEGDDWLKHPLKTVSIVGFGGLGKTTLAKSAYDQIKGRFDCYAFISVSQNPDKKKVFQNILYGLDKKKYGHIHSKEWEQNHLIDEIIEFLNGKRYLIVIDDIWDKEVWKLIKCAFSKKSPGSRLITTTRVVSVSEACCSSMDDIYKMKPLSDDVSRTLFYKRVFSQENGCPPELVQVSKDILKKCGGIPLAIISVASLLANNNQIKTKDQWYTLLNSIGRGLTEDQSLEEMKKILLFSYYDLPSYLKPCLLYLSIFPEDHEIMRDRLIWRWISEGLVYSDRQETSLYELGNSYFNELVNRSMIQPIGIDVVGNVQGCRVHDMVLDLICSLSSEENFVTILDNNRRKIPNSEIKVRRLSIQNSKIDVDTTRMEHMRSLTVFTSDVVGKVLDISSFQVLRVLDLEGCKNVSDVGYVGNLLHLRYLGLKGTHVKDLPKEIGKLQFLLILDLRGSKIEVLPSSVVQLRRLMCLYVAYDMKLPSGIGNLTSLEVLDELGLSDVDLDFVKELGRLTKLRVLRLDCDDFDESLGKALEESISNMHRLDSLDVYVSDGLINCLSEDWVPPPQLRRLAFRSTQSWFGTLPSWINPSSLPLLSYLDITLFEVRSEVIQLLGTLPALVCLQIMDCSVYRKGHEVEAPVLSSGALFPCATECLFYSIGAMPSMFPRGAAPRLKHLWFTLPAKWISRENIDLGMRHLPSLQRVEVRVTTKGASEREVDEAEAALRAAAEDHPNHPILSTYN, from the exons ATGGAGATCGCCATGGGGGCCATTGGCCCTCTCCTCCCGAAGCTCGGTGAGCTGCTCATCGGCGAGCTCACCTTGGAGAAACAAGTGAGGAAAGGCATCAAGTCTCTCGTGACAGAGCTGACATTGATGCATGCCGCTCTCCGCAAGGTAGCAAAAGTGCCGGTGGATCAGCTTGAAGAGGGGGTCAAGATCTGGGCTGGAAATATCAAGGATTTATCCTACCAAATGGAGGAAATCATTGATGTTTTCAAGGTCCACGTGGAGAATGGGGGCAAGCCAACCAACTCGAAGAACAGAGTTAAGAAGATACTCAAGAAGGTCAAAAGATTATTCAAGAATGGCAAGGATCTCCATCGGATCTCTAATGCTCTAGAAGAAGCGGTCCAACAAGCTAAGAAGTTGGCGGAGCTGCGTCAAAGGTATGAGCAAGAGATGCGGGATACTAGTGTTGGTGCTAGTGTTGACCCCCGCATGATGGCCCTATACACAGATGTGACAGAGCTCGTCGGCATTGAAGAAACACGAGATGAGCTGATCAACATGTTGATTGAAGGTGATGATTGGTTGAAGCATCCATTGAAGACGGTCTCTATTGTCGGATTTGGTGGTTTGGGCAAGACAACTCTTGCCAAATCAGCATATGACCAGATCAAAGGGCGATTTGATTGTTATGCTTTTATTTCGGTTTCTCAGAATCCCGACAAGAAGAAAGTTTTCCAGAATATTCTCTATGGACTTGACAAGAAGAAGTATGGACACATTCATAGCAAAGAATGGGAACAAAATCATCTGATCGATGAAATCATCGAATTCCTTAACGGCAAGAG GTACCTCATCGTAATTGATGACATATGGGATAAAGAAGTCTGGAAATTAATCAAGTGTGCTTTCTCCAAGAAGAGTCCTGGAAGCCGACTAATCACAACAACTCGTGTTGTTAGTGTCTCTGAAGCATGTTGTTCTTCTATGGATGATATTTACAAAATGAAACCACTTTCTGACGATGTATCAAGAACACTCTTCTATAAAAGAGTATTTTCTCAAGAGAATGGGTGTCCTCCAGAATTAGTGCAAGTATCCAAAGACATTTTGAAGAAATGTGGTGGCATACCATTAGCTATTATTTCTGTAGCAAGTCTCCTGGCTAATAATAATCAGATAAAAACAAAGGACCAATGGTATACTTTGCTCAATTCCATTGGCCGTGGACTCACGGAAGATCAAAGTTTGGAGGAGATGAAAAAGATATTATTATTCAGCTATTATGATCTACCCTCATATCTGAAACCTTGTTTATTATATCTTAGCATCTTCCCAGAAGATCACGAGATTATGAGAGATAGGCTGATATGGAGATGGATATCCGAAGGTCTTGTTTACAGTGATAGACAAGAAACTAGCTTATATGAGCTTGGTAATAGCTACTTCAATGAGCTAGTGAATAGAAGTATGATCCAGCCGATAGGCATTGATGTTGTAGGAAATGTACAAGGTTGCCGTGTACATGACATGGTTCTTGACCTTATATGCTCATTATCAAGTGAAGAAAACTTTGTCACAATACTAGATAACAACAGAAGAAAAATTCCTAACTCAGAGATCAAGGTTCGCAGATTGTCCATTCAAAATAGCAAGATAGATGTGGATACCACTAGGATGGAGCATATGAGATCTCTTACTGTTTTCACAAGTGATGTTGTTGGGAAAGTGTTGGATATTTCAAGTTTTCAAGTTCTGCGCGTGTTGGATTTAGAAGGCTGTAAAAATGTCTCGGATGTTGGGTATGTGGGGAATCTGTTGCATTTGAGGTACTTGGGGCTAAAAGGTACTCATGTTAAGGACCTTCCCAAGGAAATAGGGAAGCTGCAGTTTTTGCTTATCTTGGACTTAAGAGGTTCTAAGATAGAAGTACTGCCATCGAGTGTTGTTCAACTAAGACGTCTAATGTGCTTGTATGTTGCTTATGATATGAAGCTGCCATCTGGAATAGGTAACCTGACTTCCCTAGAAGTGCTAGATGAGCTGGGGTTATCTGACGTGGACCTTGATTTTGTGAAAGAATTGGGCCGTCTGACCAAGCTCAGGGTGCTCCGGCTTGACTGCGATGATTTTGATGAGAGCCTGGGTAAAGCTTTGGAGGAATCTATTAGTAATATGCACAGACTGGACAGTCTAGATGTATATGTCTCTGATGGACTCATCAATTGCCTGAGCGAAGATTGGGTGCCTCCTCCACAACTCCGTAGATTGGCTTTCCGGTCAACTCAAAGTTGGTTCGGGACATTGCCGTCATGGATTAATCCTTCATCGCTTCCTCTCCTCTCCTATCTGGATATAACGTTGTTTGAAGTGCGATCGGAGGTCATCCAGCTTCTTGGGACTCTGCCTGCTCTTGTTTGTCTTCAGATAATGGATTGTTCTGTGTACAGAAAAGGGCATGAGGTGGAAGCGCCGGTCCTTTCCTCTGGTGCGTTATTCCCATGTGCGACGGAGTGCCTCTTCTATAGTATTGGTGCCATGCCATCAATGTTTCCACGAGGAGCAGCGCCAAGGCTTAAACACCTTTGGTTCACCTTACCAGCCAAGTGGATCTCCCGTGAAAACATTGATTTGGGCATGCGGCACCTCCCTTCCCTCCAGCGAGTCGAGGTTCGTGTTACCACGAAGGGAGCTAGCGAGCGGGAGGTGGATGAAGCAGAGGCTGCGCTGAGGGCCGCAGCGGAGGACCACCCCAACCATCCCATCCTTAGTACATATAATTGA
- the LOC119270396 gene encoding disease resistance protein PIK6-NP-like — translation MEIAMGAIGPLLPKLGKLLIGELTMEKRVRKGIESIVTELTLMHDALCKVAEVPADQLDKGVKIWAGKVKELSYQMEDIVDAFMVRVEDGGEPANPKNRVKKILKKVKRLFKNGKDLHRISDALENVVLQAKQLGELRQRYEQGMRDPTTSASIDPRMMALYKDVSELVGIEETRDELINMLTEGDDWLKHPLKTVSIVGFGGLGKTTLAKSAYDKIKGQFDCDAFISVSQNPDKKKVFKNILYQLDKNKYAHIRGEEWEENHLIDEIIEFLNGKRYLVIIDDIWDKEVWKLIKCAFSKKSPGSRLITTTRVVSVSEACCSSRDDIYKMKPLSDDVSRVLFYKRVFSQENGCPQELVQISEDILKKCGGIPLAIISIASLLANNNQIKTKDQWYTLLNSIGRGLTEDQSLEEMKKILLFSYYDLPSYLKPCLLYLSIFPEDHEIMRDRLIWRWISEGLVYSDRQETSLYELGNSYFNELVNRSMIQPIGIDVVGNVEGCHVHDMVLDLICSLSSEENFVTILDDTRRKIPNSEIMVRRLSIQNSKIDVETTRMEHIRSVTIFTSDVVGKVLDISSFQVLRVLDLEGCKNVSDVGYVGNLLHLRYLGLNGTHVKDLPKEIGKLKFLLTLDLRGSKIEVLPSSVVQLRRLMCLYVDYDMKLPSGIGNLTSLEVLDELGLSDVDLDFVKELGHLTKLRVLELDCNGFDESLGRALEESISNIRKLDSLDPLYVFLGLINCLSEDWVPPPQLRRLAFPSTQSWFKTLPSWINPSSLPLLSYLDITLFEVRSEVIQLLGTLPALVYLQIWNYSIMSEEAHAMVAPVLSSGAALFPCATECRFCSIGAMPSMFPRGAAPRLKRLVFTFAAKWISRENIDLGMRHLPSLQQVSVDFIEGGASRQEVDEAKAALRAAAEDHPNRPALDIW, via the exons ATGGAGATCGCCATGGGGGCTATTGGCCCTCTCCTCCCGAAGCTCGGCAAGCTGCTCATCGGCGAGCTCACCATGGAGAAACGAGTGAGGAAAGGCATCGAGTCTATTGTGACAGAGCTCACACTGATGCATGATGCCCTCTGTAAGGTGGCGGAAGTGCCGGCGGACCAGCTTGACAAGGGGGTGAAGATCTGGGCAGGAAAGGTCAAGGAGTTGTCCTATCAAATGGAGGACATTGTCGATGCTTTCATGGTGCGTGTGGAGGATGGTGGCGAGCCTGCCAACCCGAAGAACAGAGTCAAGAAGATACTCAAGAAGGTCAAAAGATTATTCAAGAATGGCAAGGATCTCCATCGGATCTCTGATGCTCTGGAAAACGTGGTTCTTCAAGCTAAGCAGTTGGGCGAGCTGCGCCAAAGGTATGAGCAAGGGATGCGAGATCCTACCACTAGTGCTAGTATTGACCCTCGCATGATGGCCCTATACAAAGATGTGTCGGAACTCGTAGGCATTGAAGAAACACGAGATGAGTTGATCAACATGTTGACTGAAGGTGATGATTGGTTGAAGCATCCATTGAAGACGGTCTCTATTGTTGGATTTGGTGGGTTGGGCAAGACAACTCTTGCCAAATCAGCATATGACAAGATCAAAGGGCAATTCGATTGTGATGCTTTCATTTCAGTTTCTCAGAATCCCGACAAGAAGAAAGTCTTCAAGAATATTCTCTATCAACTTGACAAGAACAAGTATGCACACATTCGTGGCGAAGAATGGGAAGAAAATCATTTGATCGATGAAATCATCGAATTCCTTAATGGCAAGAG GTACCTTGTCATAATTGATGACATATGGGATAAAGAAGTGTGGAAATTAATCAAGTGTGCTTTCTCCAAGAAGAGTCCTGGAAGCCGACTAATTACGACAACCCGCGTCGTTAGTGTCTCTGAAGCATGCTGCTCTTCTAGGGATGATATCTATAAAATGAAACCTCTTTCTGATGATGTATCAAGAGTGCTCTTCTATAAAAGAGTATTTTCTCAAGAGAATGGGTgtcctcaagagttggtgcaaatatCCGAAGACATTTTGAAGAAATGTGGTGGCATACCATTAGCTATTATTTCTATAGCAAGTCTCCTGGCTAATAATAATCAGATAAAAACAAAGGACCAATGGTATACTTTGCTCAATTCCATTGGTCGTGGACTCACGGAAGATCAAAGTTTGGAGGAGATGAAAAAGATATTATTATTCAGCTATTATGATCTACCCTCATATCTGAAACCTTGTTTATTATATCTTAGCATCTTCCCAGAAGATCACGAGATTATGAGAGATAGGCTGATATGGAGATGGATATCCGAAGGTCTTGTTTACAGTGATAGACAAGAAACTAGCTTATATGAGCTCGGTAATAGCTACTTCAATGAGCTAGTGAATAGAAGTATGATCCAGCCGATAGGCATTGATGTTGTAGGAAATGTAGAAGGTTGCCATGTACATGACATGGTGCTTGACCTTATATGCTCATTATCAAGTGAAGAAAACTTTGTCACAATACTAGATGACACCAGAAGAAAAATACCTAACTCAGAGATCATGGTTCGCAGATTGTCCATTCAAAATAGCAAGATAGATGTGGAAACCACTAGGATGGAGCATATCAGATCTGTTACCATTTTCACAAGTGATGTTGTTGGGAAAGTGTTGGATATTTCAAGTTTCCAAGTTCTGCGCGTGTTGGATTTAGAAGGCTGTAAAAATGTCTCGGATGTTGGGTATGTGGGGAATCTGTTGCATTTGAGGTACTTGGGGCTAAATGGTACTCATGTTAAGGACCTTCCCAAGGAAATAGGGAAGCTGAAGTTTTTGCTTACCTTGGACTTAAGAGGTTCTAAGATAGAAGTACTGCCATCGAGTGTTGTTCAACTAAGACGTCTAATGTGCCTGTATgttgattatgatatgaagctgccaTCTGGAATAGGTAACCTGACTTCCCTAGAAGTGCTAGATGAGCTGGGGTTATCTGACGTGGACCTTGATTTTGTGAAAGAATTGGGCCATCTGACCAAGCTCAGGGTGCTCGAGCTTGACTGCAATGGTTTTGATGAGAGCCTGGGTAGAGCTTTGGAGGAATCTATTAGTAATATACGCAAACTGGACAGTCTAGAT CCTTTATATGTCTTTCTTGGACTCATCAATTGCCTGAGCGAAGATTGGGTGCCTCCTCCACAACTCCGTAGATTGGCTTTCCCGTCAACTCAAAGTTGGTTCAAGACATTGCCGTCATGGATTAATCCTTCATCGCTTCCTCTCCTCTCCTATCTGGATATAACGTTGTTTGAAGTGCGATCGGAGGTTATCCAACTTCTTGGGACTCTGCCTGCTCTTGTTTATCTTCAGATATGGAATTATTCTATTATGTCCGAAGAAGCGCATGCGATGGTAGCGCCCGTCCTTTCCTCTGGTGCTGCGTTATTCCCATGTGCGACGGAGTGCCGCTTCTGTAGTATTGGTGCCATGCCATCAATGTTTCCACGAGGAGCGGCGCCAAGGCTTAAACGCCTTGTGTTCACCTTCGCAGCCAAGTGGATCTCCCGTGAAAACATTGATCTGGGCATGCGGCATCTCCCTTCCCTCCAGCAAGTCAGTGTTGACTTTATCGAGGGGGGAGCTAGCCGTCAGGAGGTGGATGAAGCAAAGGCTGCGCTGAGGGCCGCAGCGGAGGACCACCCCAACCGTCCCGCCCTTGATATATGGTGA